A region of the Gemmatimonadaceae bacterium genome:
GCTACGTGCCACGTTCGGCCACGGCGTCACACTGGCGCACCGCGGTGGCCAGCTGGGGGAGGTTCACGGTGGCCGGCGCCGAGAAGATGGCCACGTAGCCATCCACGCCCAGGTCATGGAAGCCCTGCTGGCGGTACCCCACCGCCTCCATCTCGCAGCGCAGCAGGGCGGGGGGCGTGCCATGCTGGTCGGTGCGCCGGTTCATGTCGAGGATCGCGATGCGCGCTCCCGGCTTCAGCGACGGCACCAGGTTCGCGAGCAGCCCGAACGGCTGCTCGATCTCGTGGTACATGTGGATCATCGTCACGAAGTCGAGCGCGGCGCGTGGCAGCCGCGGGTCGTGCGGGTCGCCGAGGGCCAGCCTGACGTTGGTGAGCTCGTCGCGGTCCACCCGCTCGCGCAGGTAGCGCAGGTAACGCGGCATGATGTCCTGCCCGTAGACGAGGCCCTGCGGCCCCACCCGGCGCGCCATGCGTGCCACGTAGTAGCCGCTGCCGGCGCCGATGTCGGCCACGACCATGCCCGGCCGCATGCCCAGCAGCGCCATCACGGTGTCGGCTTCGTGGGCGGCGTCGCGGGCGGCCTCGTCGCTCCATTGCGGGGAGACGATGCTCGAGATCGGCCGGCGCGGGGCCGGGAACTGCGACGCCGGCAGGCCCGGCGGCGCCAGCGCACGGACCGCGCCGGTGTCACGCGGCCAGCGCGCGACGGTCGAGGTGCGCGGTGTGCTGTCGGCGACGTCGCGCGTGTCGCCCAGGCGCTCGTCGCGGGCACACGCGACGGCGGCGGAGAGCAGGACGATCGTCGCGAGGCGCATGCCGAAATAACGGCGGCGAGCGGGCGGCTGCACAGGGAGGGCGGCCGCGGGGGGAGCGACGTGTCTCACCGTCCTGCGGCCGGGGTCCGGTTCACCCGCACCGCGGCCACGCGCCGGCCGTCCATCGCCACCACCTCCAGCTCGGCGCCGGTGATCGTCACCCGGTCACCCACCCGCGGCAGCCGGCCGAGGGCGTTGAACACGTACCCGCCAAGCGTCGTCCAGTCGCCGTCCGGCACGGCGACCTTGTAGTCCGAGCGCACGTCGATCAGCGAGAGGGACCCCGCCAGCTCCAGCACACCGTCCGTCTCCAGCGCCTCACGGGCGGCGGCGTCGTACTCGTCGGCGATGTCACCCACCACCTCCTCTACCAGGTCCTCCATGGTGATGATGCCGGCCGTTCCGCCGTACTCGTCCAGCACCACCGCCATGTGCGCGCGCGTCTTGCGCAGGTCGTCGAGCACCCGTTCGGCCGGCCGCGAATCGGGAATGAAGAGCGGGGCGCGCACGAACTGCTGCAGCGTGAAGCTGCCCTGGTGCAGCC
Encoded here:
- a CDS encoding methyltransferase domain-containing protein; its protein translation is MRLATIVLLSAAVACARDERLGDTRDVADSTPRTSTVARWPRDTGAVRALAPPGLPASQFPAPRRPISSIVSPQWSDEAARDAAHEADTVMALLGMRPGMVVADIGAGSGYYVARMARRVGPQGLVYGQDIMPRYLRYLRERVDRDELTNVRLALGDPHDPRLPRAALDFVTMIHMYHEIEQPFGLLANLVPSLKPGARIAILDMNRRTDQHGTPPALLRCEMEAVGYRQQGFHDLGVDGYVAIFSAPATVNLPQLATAVRQCDAVAERGT